A single region of the Gorilla gorilla gorilla isolate KB3781 chromosome 1, NHGRI_mGorGor1-v2.1_pri, whole genome shotgun sequence genome encodes:
- the LOC129525686 gene encoding uncharacterized protein produces MRDFPLAAGGTHPENAGAARGKDPLPQQRKTKRKKAYRQRALRDAPSKQWASATAPSSCFCCNPRGTR; encoded by the coding sequence ATGCGAGATTTTCCTCTGGCAGCAGGAGGCACGCACCCAGAGAATGCTGGAGCTGCAAGGGGAAAGGACCCACTTCCAcagcagagaaaaacaaagaggaaaaaggCATACAGGCAGCGAGCGCTAAGGGACGCACCCAGCAAGCAGTGGGCCAGTGCCACTGCCCCCAGCAGCTGTTTCTGCTGCAACCCGAGAGGAACTCGGTGA